One Octopus sinensis linkage group LG11, ASM634580v1, whole genome shotgun sequence genomic window carries:
- the LOC115217247 gene encoding cytochrome P450 2B10-like isoform X1: MDISTFYFTENVNIQTLLFGLVILLIIQWFVARSNYNLPPGPIAFPIIGNLPQIISSTDLYLKIGDLRKQYGDIFRLKVGSDNFVFVCKTELILEGLVKKGEQLKGICNWVYIFDKVFQRKGVSFNSGKEWKDLRRFIMSTFRDLGIGKTNTEKKIYLETLTLGEFFESHNGKPFSLSNPMSYYSLIIIYSIIFGERIAFGEPEIMEILENFKFFFKHVSAVIPENFIPFLRFLRWNSPIENVIKKRQELRSYVKTKIIKHKKRLMLKT, translated from the exons ATGGATATATCAacattttattttacagaaaatgTTAATATCCAAACTTTATTATTTGGATTGGTTATTTTACTGATCATACAATGGTTTGTGGCACGGTCAAACTACAATTTACCTCCGGGTCCAATAGCTTTTCCAATAATTGGAAATCTGCCTCAGATTATTTCCAGCACTGATCTTTATTTAAAGATAGGAGATCTTCGAAAACAATATGGAGATATTTTTAGACTCAAGGTTGGTTCTGATAACTTCGTGTTCGTATGTAAAACTGAACTGATTTTGGAAGGATTGGTAAAGAAAGGAGAGCAACTGAAAGGAATATGCAACTGGGTTTACATTTTTGATAAAGTTTTCCAAAGAAAAG GTGTCAGTTTTAATTCTGGAAAAGAATGGAAAGACCTCAGAAGGTTTATTATGTCAACATTTCGGGATTTAGGAATaggaaaaacaaatacagaaaaaaagatatatttagaAACACTGACATTGGGCGAATTTTTTGAATCTCACAATGGCAAACCGTTTTCCTTGAGTAACCCGATGTCCTATTACTCGTTGATTATTATATACAGTATCATATTTGGTGAAAG gatCGCATTCGGAGAACCTGAGATTATGGAAATCcttgaaaatttcaaatttttcttcaaaCATGTTAGTGCAGTTATACCAGAAAATTTCATCCCATTCTTAAGATTTCTTCGATGGAATTCTCCC ATAGAAAACGTTATCAAGAAACGGCAAGAACTCCGAAGTTACGTAAAAACTAAAATCATAAAACATAAGAAACGTTTAATGCTGAAAACATAA